A DNA window from Hevea brasiliensis isolate MT/VB/25A 57/8 chromosome 2, ASM3005281v1, whole genome shotgun sequence contains the following coding sequences:
- the LOC110646863 gene encoding uncharacterized protein LOC110646863, translating to MCKLGAETRWSEARRTRKVIGKRRGRRNYQKKGCTRRCVKNDARLLKAHSSHASLDGSGTPGVSRSVGVLPSQTAKGAKIYSAAIAATAEAPRNSKEGEEKIKLHTHSYSGFCICERGLNQFGFQIYDVVSYRLHRLRKKLKDELENKNAVQEYICPNCGRRYNALDALRLISPADEYFHCENCNGELVAESDKLAAQEGGDGDDNARRRRREKLKDMLQKMEVQLKPLMDQLSRVKDLPVLEFGSLQAWEARASAAGRPANGDSSSNDPSKSSQGLGFGRTPMTFIGETKAIRVKVTRSMT from the exons atgtgtaaACTAGGTGCGGAAACACGTTGGTCAGAGGCGCGCCGGACAAGGAAGGTCATCGGCAAGAGGCGCGGTCGGAGAAATTACCAAAAAAAAGGGTGCACGCGCCGGTGCGTGAAGAATGACGCGAGACTTCTGAAGGCGCATAGCTCACACGCTTCACTGGATGGCAGCGGGACTCCGGGTGTAAGCCGATCGGTTGGTGTCCTTCCTTCTCAA ACGGCTAAGGGAGCAAAGATATATAGTGCTGCCATAGCTGCCACTGCTGAAGCTCCACGGAATTCAAAGGAGGGGGAGGAAAAGATAAAGCTACACACTCACTCTTACT CTGGCTTCTGCATTTGTGAAAGAGGCCTAAATCAATTTGGATTCCAGATATATGATGTTGTTAGTTACAGACTGCACCGCTTGAGGAAAAAGCTAAAGGATGAATTGGAGAACAAGAATGCTGTTCAAGAGTATATATGCCCTAACTGTGGCAGAAG GTACAATGCCTTGGATGCACTGCGATTGATTTCTCCAGCTGATGAATACTTTCACTGTGAAAATTGCAATGGGGAACTTGTGGCAGAGAGTGACAAGTTAGCTGCTCAAGAAGGAGGAGATGGAGATGACAATGCAAGGAGGCGACGGCGTGAAAAATTGAAGGACATGCTTCAAAAGATGGAG GTACAACTTAAGCCATTAATGGATCAACTTAGCAGAGTGAAGGATTTGCCTGTTCTTGAATTTGGAAGTCTTCAAGCATGGGAAGCTCGAGCAAGTGCTGCCGGGCGTCCGGCAAATGGTGATTCTAGTTCCAATGATCCCTCCAAATCTTCCCAGGGGCTTGGTTTCGGTAGAACACCAATGACATTTATTGGAGAGACAAAG